From Primulina huaijiensis isolate GDHJ02 chromosome 15, ASM1229523v2, whole genome shotgun sequence, one genomic window encodes:
- the LOC140959393 gene encoding uncharacterized protein, with translation MSYMNRVWMAASVAIVNTQPDQGQKLKSGLQTLNHGKKHFFHVGGEAADIRPFSGILNCESVAFRGEDMWRKQSEESLRQVMYLNCWGQS, from the coding sequence atgagttaCATGAACAGAGTGTGGATGGCAGCAAGCGTGGCTATTGTGAATACTCAACCCGATCAGGGTCAGAAGTTGAAATCCGGTCTCCAGACCCTCAACCACGGCAAGAAGCATTTCTTTCACGTCGGTGGAGAGGCGGCGGATATCAGACCGTTTTCTGGAATCCTCAACTGCGAATCAGTAGCGTTTCGCGGTGAGGACATGTGGAGGAAGCAGTCGGAAGAGTCGCTCCGCCAAGTGATGTACTTGAACTGCTGGGGCCAGAGCTGA